In Oncorhynchus mykiss isolate Arlee chromosome 19, USDA_OmykA_1.1, whole genome shotgun sequence, the sequence AATGGTGGGAGATCCCCTGGGTGGTAGTCTATCAGGAAGTCTTTCTTTTCCTTCAGGATCTCATCTAATATCTGGTGACTGGGTTCATAGTAAGCCTGGACCTGGGTCTAGCCTTCCTCAGCTGCCTCATGGTAACCCCACGAATGCAGACAGGGTCAGGGTGGGCGTTCACCACGAGAGGCACCTAACCTATAACACAGCACACAATCCCATCAACACCAAAACAATGGCTAGAGGTCAAGGAGGGAGCTCAAAGACTAACCACCTGGCGGTGGTGTCTCCTGCTTCTACCTCCTCTGGTGTCATAGGGTCACAACGTAAGAGGCCAAGCAATAGGACAGATTCTGAAAAGCCGTATGCCTGCCCCacgtgtgggaagagctttgcggAGGCAAGGTATGTGAAGCAGCACCAGACCATTCACACCAAGGAGAGGCCCTTCAAGTGCAAACTATGTTCCAagagcttctccttcctgagttaCCTCATCAGGCATAGGAGTGCCCACAATGGGGATAAATCGTAGCAATTCTTTAGCTGAACTATTATAGTTATCATGTGAAGTATCCTGGGCTAATATTTTTTATTACTatgtccctcagttgagcatCTGGGTACTCAAACGTTCTCCCATTATACAGATTGGTTGTTTGGTGTGCTGGCATAGCCAACACACTGTCATTGAAGTCTAACACTatataaatacagtgcattcggaaagtattcagacccttcactcagtactttgtgaaatcacctttggcagtgattacagcctcgcatcttcttggttatgacgttacaagcttggcacacctgtatttgggtagtttttcccattcttctctgcagacccgcaagctctgtcaggttggatggttggcgtcgctgcacagctattttctggtctctacagagatgtatgatcgatcgggttcaattttgggctctagctgggccacccaaggacattaaaagacttgtcctgaagccactccttcattgtcttggctgtgtgcttagggttgttgtcctgttggatggttaacctttaccccagtctgaggtgctgagcactctggagcaggatttcatcaaggatctctctgtacttttctcctttcatctttccctcatcctgactagtatcccagtccttgcctctgaaaaacatccccgcagcataatgctgccaccaccatgcttcaccatagggttggtgccagatttcctccagatgtgatgcttggcattcaggccaaagagttttctcatggtctgagaatctttatgtgccttttggcaaactcaaagcgggctgtcatgtgcctttcactgaggagttgcttccgttTGGAGGAGTTGCTTCCATttggcggagtgctgcagagatggttgttctcccatctccagaagaactctggagctctgtcagagtgaccatcgggttcttggtcccctccctgaccaaggcccttctcccccgattgcttagtttggccgagtggccagctctagtaagagtcttggtggttccaaacttcttccatttaaaaataatggaggccactgtgttattggggatcttcaatgttgcagaaatattttggtacccttccccagatctatgcctcgataCATTCCTTTCTCGGAGCTCTTCGGACAATtaattcgacctcatggcttggtttttggtctgacatgcattgtcaactgtgggaccttatatagacaggtgtatgtgtgcctttccaaatcatgtccaatcaatttaatttaccgaaggtggagtccaatcaagttgtagaaacatatcaaggtaGATCAATGTaaatggatgcacctgagctcaatttcgagtctcatagcaaaggggctgaatacttatgtacataaggtatcagttttttatttgtaataaattagctaaaatgtctaaacctgttttcacgttgtcattatgggatattgtgtgtcgattgaggaAAATAattcatttaatcaattttagaataaggctcaaatttccaaatgcactgtaaattcCCCCTTTGGAATTTGGTTTTACCTTTGTTCTAGTCATAACAAATATAATGTCCCTCCCAACAACATTTTGCATAATCAGGTGGTACCTGTTCCTTTAAATCCTATAATTAGGTGGTCAAATCTGTTAATTAATGAGAAATCATGTTGTCCTTTTGATATGTTGACATTTTATGAACTTGTTTATCATTTAGAATTAAAATGGGCGTAATTTTCATTCGTCCTATGAAAGGGTTTCCACTAGATTCTACCGCCAAAGTCATTTAGGCTATACGTAAAAATGAATTATATAAAAAAAGTGCTTTTTGGTCTTTAATTAAAGTTATGGTTAAGGTTGGTTTTAAAATCAAATGTTAAGAAGAGACATTGTGGAAATAGGCAGGGTTTAGACAATAATGATTTTGGCTGTGGATGTTAGTGACGACTGCTTGAAAGATAGTGATCATGAATAGGTTTGACGTGGAACGTAATAAGCAGTACCGTAATTCACATTACAGCGCGCATACCCTTTATTTAGCCACACCCTTCTATGACGCCTACCAATAACATAATTTCTCTTCGGTGTAAACGGAAGTAAATTACGAGTAACAACTTTCACGTTGGCGTGTTTATCGTTGCTATTTAGACGTTTATTAAAACCATGGCACTTAAAATGACCAATTTAACGGCACAGAATCACATACTTACCATATGTAGTCTTTAATACTTGTTAGAGACAGGACTTTGTGATAGATATATAGttaacgctagctagctgctaacgttagctaacaatgACTAACGGTATGGTTTTCCACACGCAAATTGCCTCCATAATGGAGGTGTTAGCGAATGccgccgtggcagagatctgtaaactcgtagacgacgactatgcagtgtttcgtttggaaataactcaaagccagaaagaaaacaggtcattgcggaggaaactacagctACTTGAACTGAAGATGGCACGGGACCGCGTCCTAGCCAGTCGTCCCAGTATCAAGATCCTCGACCGGtacagaggaatggcaagaggtaTGCTCTGCAGAAGGCGGAGGCAACGCGGCCTGTCACCGTTCATATATAGATAGTTCAGTGCCTGTCCCCTCTCTTCTGCACGTGTTCAGATGTGTTACCCAGAATTTGGTCTTGGTCAGTTTTTGGATAGTATACAATAATTCCCCTGATTACTTAGCTATCTTGCACAAAGACACAATATTATATTCTAACCATATTCTATTTACTGCATTTCCTATTATTTACTCAGTAAAAAAACAGTACATGGAACATAATACAATACAGAGAAATAAATAGAGAAATAGCATATCAAGAAGTGTTACCTTAAATCGTTAACAATTAAATTGTTTACAATTCTAGACAGTGTCAACAGGGTACAATATACAGTTGAGCATGGACAGTACCGGACTTAAccccatctttccctcaatcactctctcaggtgaaggacatctcactggaggccacaggagctttgtgaagccagcGGGACACAATACATGGGgagatgaccaaccaatcactgatgaggggagtggaacctcaacccagcacGTTATCAtgatagaggttagtgtaatagtgttgcaTAAAAAATGCTACTTTGTAAATCAATGGCCTGTTTATTTCAGCAAGGCTTTCTTCAGCTATTGACTTGCGTACATGCACATTTACCATAGCGGAGCTTGTTTGACTTCCCTACGACATTGTTATCCAATTTAGGTTATAACCTCCTCTTCTTGTGTTAGTCTACAGATGCAGAGACTGCAGGTCCTGGGGTCAAGCAGGAGaggtctgaaggagaggaggacccacGGCACAGTAGAAACATCCAGACTGGAACGGCTGGAGTGCACACTGTAGACACAGAGAACCCCATTGCCACAGTGCAGCCCAGGACCCAACGCAGCATCACGGaggtcagagacagacacaagtcagagacagacacagagactttAACTGTAACACAAAGCCTTATACTCACAGGATCTGACCACagatcagacccagagagactggggctggggccaCTGGGATGTCCTCCTGCTCCTGGCTCAGAGTACTTACTTTACGGTAACCCGAACATGAGGGCTGTTAATTCCCATCTGGACTCAGGTGATGTGTTAGAGACTGGCAATGATCCGTCTTGTTCTTACGCTACAGAGATGGACCCTAGCAACATGCGATTGGGTTTagagacacacactgatctgtctagaggggactggaaccggtacagtagtagtgtatactcCGAAGGGTGCCTAGATAAGAAAGGGGAGGGTCTGCTCATAGATGAAGTGACTGTGAAAGTGGAGGGTGACCCTCCTCCCATATGGAATGCAGATAGTCAgctaggagacagacactcacagGGCAGAGATTTCTTAGATTACAGGGAAAGCTTAGAGACCAATCAAAATGTTGTGACCCATTCCCCTTTGCACGCACTCAGGGATCACGACCCAGTGTCAACGTCGATGGGGCATTCCGATTCACACAGCCGCGTCCTTTTCgatcaggtattgaactcaaaaGACAGGCCTAGAGCCCAGgttcagggagggggagaaacaTCAGGCGGTATTAAAGAGAAACCGTTtctctgcatgttctgtaacaaaggcttcagctgcccccagaaggtggagatccaccagagggtccacacaggggtgaaACCCTACAGCTGTAACCAATGTCACATGCGCTTCGCCCAGGCTGgcaacctgaagaggcaccagatgGTTCACACAGGAGTGAAACCCTTCAGCTGTCCCCAGTGTCCCATGTGCTTTGCTCAGGCCGgtgacctgaagaggcaccagagggtccacacaggggaaaaaccctacagctgtacccagtgtcccATGCGCTTCGCCCAGGCTGGTCACTtgaagatgcacctgaaggtccacactGGAGAGAGGCCGTTCGCCTGTACACACTgcgggaagaggttctcagagagaagctacctcaggatacaccagcagaaaaaacATTCCACTCTATAACAGAAAGTAACCATTCCAATCGATAGCTTCTGATGTTTAGATCAAATCCTGCATTAAAGACTAAGATACATTTTCATTGATGTCAATCAAAAATAGCCACAGATACATTTGGAATAATGAGAGTAACGGATTTCAGTGTTTAATAATCCTGAGTAGAATATTGCATCCAGACATTGTGATACACTGTATAACCCTAAACAAGTCTGATAGATAGTGTTTGTACTGTGTCGGATATAAGATGTTCACAAATGCCTGTTTCATTACTTCCATTCAACAATTTTTTTCCCAAGACACTTTTAATGAGAAAATGAATGCAGTTTATCGAATTCATGCAGATTTTTTGTTGAGAAGTATGTGGTTTTCATATGGTGTATTTCAAGACTTCCTCCCGTGATTAAACTTTTCCTGTTGTAAAGTGATATCGCAAGTATAAATACAATGTTGAACAATACAATGTTTTgaacaaaagttttttttttgacACAACTGCAAACTTCATGGAGTAAGGCATTCAATGAGTTGGTTTGATGGGAAGTTGTGATGCCATTGGCCTAGTGAACAAAAGAAGAAAGGCCTAACCCACCCACTTGTGCTATGTCCTGGACCACCTATTAAGATGTGCCTTTTTGctaagtaaatcaggtgttaagaggtgaaaaggagactggagtggCACCTTAACACTTGttcatgtttaataaacacaAAATGGGACTTTTCATTCTAAGACTCATTGAGACTCTCTTTAGTATACATCCCATCTCACCCTATTCTGCATACATCCAACAGTGCTTTATAACCATTATACACTTACTAAATATAcctacacatacccacacactaacaaacacctactgtacacctcaAAATAGTTAAGTCAGGTTTGTCTGATTATGACTTTTGACTTATCATAGCTGACTTATTTTTACCCACAACAACATTCATGTCCACCATGATGGGTTTAACAACAATGAAGTCATTCTGTAACTACAGTATAGGACTCAAGCGTAGTGGGGATGGGTAAACACTCCATGTTGAaagtgtgtttatctgtgtgtgtgtacctgagggagtgtatgtctgtgtaatctgtatcacctgtctcttccaggaggaggagggtccagaggTGCTGATGATGAATGAGGAGGGTCTAGACGACACCTCCTGAACCCACAGAGGAACCAGCTGATTagcacaggaccacacacagtctcactgaggtgagcCACTGTAAAAAATGGTCTGCATGGTATTAAGTCAGGTCCAATATCCACAAAGCAACTCAGAGTAGAAGTGATGATCTAGGATCATATTTGCCTTTTAGATAATAATGAATAACACTATGTAGACAGGTCCTTGATCATCACTTCTACTCTGAGATTGCAGATAAGGGACCATGCTTTTGAATGACCAAACCATTAAAGAGTGTCAAGTAATCAAATCATCTATCACTTTTCCAGTTTTAAGTCAACCACCATGTTTCAATTGTACTCCTAGCAATCCCTCATTGCCCAACTAGAAGATGCTCCATAGCAGGGTGCTCATATCAGATTTCTtgatccaacatcctctcactctgtacctcttacagtcagtagacatggaggatgggaagcctgatctgctACCAGTGAAAGAGGAGACAATAGAGGACAGACCAGAGAGCATTGACctgctgagtggactaaagatgggAGAGTAAGGTAAGGAAGAAATACATATAGCCTTCATGCAGTAATAGAGCTTCAATGGGATGCCATCTTGGATTCCCAGACCGGTGAAGGCAAGGGCCCAGGGGACATAAGCAAGCAGGCCAGGACCAGAGGCGACATAGTGGAGGgggggtgctgtgggattatttaagatactctttgaagagatagggtttcagatgttttcggaagatgggcagggactctgctggtTCAGGGCATAAAATGAACACCTGCTAAATGCGGGTAGATTTATGTATTGACGGGTAAGAATTTCTATTtcctgccttgtgagtgggaggggactgggaaagggaGATGTCAAAGGGAGGGGAAAGAAAGAGTTGGAAAGAAATTAATCGAAGGCAGATGTCGGGATGTTGAAGTCGCCCAGTACGAGCGGTGACCCATTGTCAGAAAATTAGCTTAGCAAGGTGTCAAGTTCATTGAAGAACTCAAAGGGCATCGGGTGGAAGATTTGATGACAGCAATGTTATTGttgcacacaggggagaaatccTACACCTGCCCCCAatgtgagaagaggttctccctCCAGCACCaactgaagaggcaccagagggtccacacgggATAAAGGCCATTTGTCTGTACGCATTgcgggaagaggttctcagagaggagcaACCTCatgatacaccagcagaaaatgcACACAGCCCATGAATAGTGTGTAGTGTGATATGTAGTACTCGTTCCTTTTTGTACATTTTATTCTTTTGGATTTGGATGTATAGAGAACTGGATGAGGTGAACTGAGGAAATAATGAGTGTGATGAGGCAGAGTCGATATGTTGGTGAGATGTTGTCTGTAAAAATGCTTCACTAAGGAAAATGATAAACTTGTACTGTTCTTTGATGCTGGTGTTTTATAATGAGGAGATGATAGTGTTTTAATGTTTACTTGGGATAAAGTAGTGAAGCTGTGTGTAACAATGTTGAAACTTTTTCAAaatattctaaaattaatttgaTCAAAGCGAGGGTACCATAATTAACAGAAAATGTGACATGTTTCCACAGTGAGAAGTTATTCTACTTGTCACATGTATTATTTTGTGCAATAAGAATAGTGTACTTCACATTATGTGAGTGTATGACCATTTTATTCAAATTAAATACAAAATTGACTCAGTGCTCACTGACttggttatttttgtataattgcAGGAACTGAGGAACCCTTCTCCGTCAAACCAAAACATGATACTTAATTCTTGAATCAACACATATGGCCATTTAACAAACTCCACTTTCTCCGCACATTTTATAATAttatgtttctgtgtgtacagTAAAGAGTTTCTTagagtgctttcagaaagtattcacaacccttgaccttttccacattgtgttgtgttccagcctgaatttaaaatggattacattttgatgtttttgtcactgacctaaacacaatacaccacaatgtcaaagtggaattatgtttttacacatttttataaatgaattaaaaatgaaaatataaaatgtcttgagtcaagtattcaaccccttttgttatggcaagctaaataaattcaggagtaaaaatgtgcttaacaagtcacataataagttgcatggactcactctgtgtgcaataacagtgttaaacatgatttttgactgacagcctcatctctgtacacccCCACACAATTATTTGTAAGGTTCCTCAATTGAACAATGAatatcaaa encodes:
- the LOC110498465 gene encoding zinc finger protein 34 isoform X2 produces the protein MANCMVFHTQIASIMEVLANAAVAEICKIVDDDYAVFRLEISQSQKENRGLRRKLQLSELKVSRERAERTIRERVLASRPSSVKILDRYRGMARGEGHLTGGHRSFVKPAGHNTWGDDQPITDEGSGTSTQHVIMIESTDAETAGPGVKQERSEGEEDPRHSRNIQTGTAGVHTVDTENPIATVQPRTQRSITEVRDRHKSETDTETLTVTQSLILTGSDHRSDPERLGLGPLGCPPAPGSEYLLYGNPNMRAVNSHLDSGDVLETGNDPSCSYATEMDPSNMRLGLETHTDLSRGDWNRYSSSVYSEGCLDKKGEGLLIDEVTVKVEGDPPPIWNADSQLGDRHSQGRDFLDYRESLETNQNVVTHSPLHALRDHDPVSTSMGHSDSHSRVLFDQVLNSKDRPRAQVQGGGETSGGIKEKPFLCMFCNKGFSCPQKVEIHQRVHTGVKPYSCNQCHMRFAQAGNLKRHQMVHTGVKPFSCPQCPMCFAQAGDLKRHQRVHTGEKPYSCTQCPMRFAQAGHLKMHLKVHTGERPFACTHCGKRFSERSYLRIHQQKKHSTL